In Acidobacteriota bacterium, a single window of DNA contains:
- a CDS encoding iduronate sulfatase, translated as MFSLFAFFCAVVLYFAPAIVAHHRRHESSGGIFLVNLLLGWSIIGWIACFAWACSGNTRRQVVILPPERYR; from the coding sequence ATGTTCAGTCTGTTCGCATTCTTCTGCGCCGTGGTGCTGTACTTCGCGCCCGCGATCGTCGCTCATCATCGGCGGCATGAGAGCTCGGGCGGCATCTTTCTAGTCAATTTGTTGCTCGGCTGGTCCATCATTGGCTGGATCGCGTGCTTTGCGTGGGCTTGCAGCGGAAACACGCGCCGGCAGGTGGTCATACTGCCACCTGAACGCTATCGCTGA